The proteins below are encoded in one region of Hordeum vulgare subsp. vulgare chromosome 3H, MorexV3_pseudomolecules_assembly, whole genome shotgun sequence:
- the LOC123440676 gene encoding protein MEN-8-like: MAAGRKVMSNAGVAAALVVLLVVAAASSVAGVCKVDTGSMVRNCRTYCTVGSTEASPSSACCGAVRGGDFHCLCQYRSVLPNDIDANRAMQIPGKCGYGAANC, translated from the coding sequence ATGGCCGCCGGGAGGAAGGTGATGAGCAACGCCGGCGTCGCCGCCGCGCTGGTGGTGCTGCtggtcgtggcggcggcgtcgAGCGTGGCCGGGGTCTGCAAGGTGGACACGGGCAGCATGGTGAGAAACTGCAGGACCTACTGCACGGTGGGCAGCACGGAGGCCAGTCCCAGCAGCGCGTGCTGCGGGGCTGTGCGCGGCGGTGACTTCCACTGCCTCTGCCAGTACAGGAGCGTGCTGCCCAACGACATCGACGCCAACCGCGCCATGCAGATCCCCGGCAAGTGCGGCTACGGGGCGGCCAACTGCTAG